The following proteins are co-located in the Diaphorobacter sp. HDW4B genome:
- a CDS encoding ABC transporter permease, which translates to MRLEKRQTLSRSALVIAPLCALVATLIVAALLVMWAGKPVGQTFTLLLQGGFGSKFAWSETLTRAIPLILTGLAVAVAFRARLFNIGAEGQLYAGALAAVAVGGMHGGTGFEWPIPLLFVLMMLAAAIAGALMLLGPALLKAKLGVDEVVTTLLLNFIVALAVSALLDGPMKDPTALGWPQTVALQSDLELSRLLEGTRLHTGLLWGIALAVMLWLLLERTVLGFDIRATGANPKAAKFAGVSTLRTIVMTALISGGVAGLAGAVEVAGRASYVTLDLSPGFGYTGIVIAMLAGLRPLGVLASAILVAGIQVGADSMSRTVGVPTYIADVIVAAALIAVLIASLMTQYRIQWRAR; encoded by the coding sequence ATGAGATTGGAAAAAAGACAGACGCTCTCGCGTTCTGCTTTGGTGATTGCGCCGCTGTGTGCTTTGGTGGCGACGCTCATCGTTGCCGCATTGCTGGTGATGTGGGCGGGCAAGCCCGTGGGGCAGACGTTCACGCTGCTGCTGCAAGGCGGCTTCGGCTCGAAGTTCGCGTGGAGCGAAACGCTCACGCGCGCGATTCCGCTGATCCTCACCGGCCTGGCCGTGGCCGTGGCGTTCCGCGCGCGGCTGTTCAACATTGGCGCTGAAGGCCAGTTGTATGCCGGTGCACTGGCTGCCGTCGCCGTGGGCGGCATGCACGGTGGAACGGGTTTCGAGTGGCCGATTCCGCTGCTGTTCGTGCTGATGATGCTGGCCGCTGCGATTGCCGGCGCGCTCATGTTGCTGGGCCCCGCGCTGCTCAAAGCCAAGCTCGGTGTGGACGAAGTGGTGACGACCTTGCTGCTCAACTTCATCGTCGCACTGGCAGTGTCCGCATTGCTCGATGGCCCGATGAAAGACCCGACGGCACTGGGCTGGCCGCAGACCGTGGCGCTGCAATCCGATCTGGAATTGTCGCGACTGCTGGAAGGTACGCGTCTGCACACCGGCCTGCTGTGGGGCATTGCGCTGGCTGTGATGCTGTGGCTGCTGCTGGAGCGCACCGTGCTGGGTTTCGACATTCGCGCGACCGGTGCCAATCCCAAGGCAGCGAAGTTCGCAGGCGTGAGCACGCTGCGCACCATCGTGATGACGGCACTCATCTCCGGCGGCGTCGCGGGTCTCGCAGGTGCCGTGGAAGTGGCAGGACGCGCAAGCTATGTCACGCTCGATCTTTCCCCCGGCTTTGGCTACACCGGCATCGTGATCGCCATGCTCGCAGGCTTGCGTCCGCTCGGCGTACTTGCTTCGGCCATTTTGGTAGCGGGCATTCAAGTGGGCGCGGACAGCATGAGCCGCACCGTCGGCGTGCCGACGTACATTGCGGACGTGATCGTTGCTGCTGCACTCATCGCCGTGCTGATCGCATCGCTGATGACGCAATACCGCATTCAGTGGAGGGCCCGCTGA
- a CDS encoding tripartite tricarboxylate transporter substrate binding protein: protein MNKRSLLLRATALATLAALGTGAAHAADPVFPPQKPVTLVVGFAAGGAADAAARLIAKKLGENIGQSVVVDNRGGAGGNIAHQQVASGVADGSVLLFGSVGPLTIAPHLMKLNYDPFKDLAPISGGVYFPNVLVVHKGLGVKTLAEFVAKAKTSNVEFASTGAGSASHLAGELFNQRAGINMVHVPYKGGAPALQDLLGERVASYFAAPPTALPHIETGKLIPLATTGLKRPSYMPNIPTVAESGYPGFQALNWYAFVASSKTPASMLDRWNKEIVKVLNDPGVKDALAKHGLDPHPTTRAEFATFMKKEYDQWGAIVKERKITAQ from the coding sequence ATGAACAAACGATCCCTCTTGCTTCGCGCCACCGCACTCGCCACTCTGGCAGCGCTGGGCACAGGCGCAGCGCACGCTGCCGACCCCGTATTCCCACCCCAGAAGCCCGTCACGCTCGTCGTCGGCTTTGCCGCCGGAGGCGCAGCCGATGCAGCCGCGCGCCTGATCGCCAAGAAGCTCGGCGAGAACATCGGCCAGTCCGTCGTGGTGGACAACCGCGGCGGCGCGGGCGGCAACATCGCGCACCAGCAGGTCGCCTCCGGCGTGGCCGATGGTTCGGTGCTGCTGTTCGGCTCGGTCGGCCCGCTGACCATTGCGCCGCATCTCATGAAGCTCAACTACGACCCGTTCAAGGACCTCGCGCCCATCTCCGGCGGCGTGTACTTCCCCAACGTGCTCGTGGTGCACAAAGGCCTTGGCGTGAAAACGCTGGCCGAGTTCGTCGCCAAAGCCAAGACCAGCAACGTCGAATTCGCATCGACCGGCGCAGGCTCCGCATCGCACCTCGCGGGTGAACTGTTCAACCAGCGCGCCGGCATCAACATGGTTCACGTGCCTTACAAGGGTGGCGCACCAGCGCTGCAGGACCTGCTCGGCGAACGCGTGGCGAGCTACTTTGCTGCGCCTCCTACCGCGCTGCCGCACATCGAAACCGGCAAGCTGATTCCCTTGGCGACAACAGGTTTGAAGCGCCCTAGCTACATGCCCAATATTCCTACTGTGGCCGAATCCGGTTATCCCGGTTTTCAGGCTTTGAACTGGTATGCGTTCGTGGCCTCTTCCAAGACGCCTGCGTCGATGCTGGATCGCTGGAATAAGGAGATCGTCAAAGTATTGAACGATCCGGGGGTGAAGGATGCTTTGGCCAAGCATGGGCTGGATCCGCATCCAACTACCCGTGCTGAGTTTGCTACCTTCATGAAGAAGGAGTACGACCAGTGGGGGGCTATTGTTAAGGAGCGGAAGATCACTGCTCAGTGA
- a CDS encoding D-2-hydroxyacid dehydrogenase, producing the protein MNATAHSTQPLRILVSEQQRVQQGERIRACATPAPELLTVDDVEQRGAQFDIAFVSRDVTGLSTKHETQPETARFYNAMRASPSLRWVHIHSAGADRPIYMELLARGVTLTSSAGSNAEVVAQSAVTGLLMLGRRFPELLRAQQQGHWAPLIDRPPLPADIHGQTAAIVGWGGIGQAIARILLAIGLNVQVVRSSAATTDNGLPSHAFEDIANVLPKTDWLILACPLSDRTRQLINRDRLALLPTTAHLINISRGDVVDEPALIDALGTGKLAGAYLDVFAHEPLASDSPLWTMPNVIATPHSAGFAAGNAGRVVQMFLDNLTRFAQNSALANVVR; encoded by the coding sequence ATGAACGCCACCGCACACTCCACGCAGCCCCTGCGCATCCTCGTCTCCGAGCAGCAACGCGTCCAACAAGGCGAGCGCATCCGCGCCTGCGCCACGCCCGCGCCTGAACTGCTGACGGTGGACGACGTGGAGCAGCGCGGTGCGCAATTCGACATCGCCTTTGTCTCGCGCGATGTGACGGGTCTGTCCACCAAGCACGAGACGCAGCCCGAGACCGCGCGCTTCTACAACGCCATGCGTGCCAGCCCAAGCCTGCGCTGGGTGCATATTCACTCGGCCGGAGCTGATCGCCCCATCTACATGGAGCTGCTCGCGCGCGGCGTGACGCTCACTTCGTCCGCAGGAAGCAATGCCGAAGTGGTGGCACAAAGCGCCGTCACCGGACTGCTCATGCTGGGCCGCCGCTTTCCCGAATTGCTGCGAGCACAACAGCAAGGCCACTGGGCCCCGCTGATCGATCGCCCCCCATTGCCCGCCGACATCCACGGACAGACCGCGGCCATCGTCGGCTGGGGCGGCATTGGCCAGGCGATTGCGCGCATTCTGCTGGCCATCGGCCTGAACGTTCAGGTGGTGCGCAGCAGCGCTGCCACGACGGACAACGGCCTACCATCGCATGCCTTCGAAGACATCGCCAACGTGCTGCCAAAAACGGACTGGCTGATCCTTGCATGCCCGCTGTCGGATCGCACACGCCAGCTCATCAACCGGGACAGGCTCGCTCTGCTGCCCACCACGGCGCACCTCATCAACATCTCGCGCGGCGATGTCGTTGATGAACCGGCCTTGATCGACGCACTCGGCACAGGCAAGCTTGCAGGCGCATATCTCGACGTCTTCGCACATGAACCACTGGCCAGCGATTCGCCGCTGTGGACCATGCCCAACGTGATCGCCACACCGCACAGCGCAGGCTTTGCGGCAGGCAACGCGGGACGTGTGGTGCAGATGTTTTTGGACAACCTCACGCGGTTCGCACAGAACTCCGCGCTCGCCAACGTCGTGCGTTGA
- a CDS encoding ABC transporter permease — protein sequence MQELMDTLGSLPFWIAVLRVATPLILGTLGVLMCERAGVLNLGIEGIMVAGAFVGWFTVYSGHGLWAGVIAAMVAGGLLGLLHAFLTVGLALSQHVCGLGITMLATALSYYAYRVKFPKVDTPPTIEPFGAMDWLPIPVLNAQTPLTLVALLLVPLLIWVLMRTPLGLAIRMVGESPQAAESQGINVVWVRTGAIVAGSAIMGLAGAFLTLSAFNAFFFNMINGRGWICVALVVFASWRPGKALLGALLFAFFDALQLRLQQGASGGLVPYQIYLMLPYVLSILALVVMARRASYPQALMKPYRKGER from the coding sequence ATGCAGGAGCTCATGGATACTCTTGGCAGTCTGCCATTCTGGATAGCAGTGCTGCGCGTGGCCACGCCGCTCATTCTGGGTACGCTCGGCGTGCTGATGTGCGAGCGCGCGGGCGTGCTCAACCTCGGCATCGAAGGCATCATGGTCGCGGGCGCATTTGTTGGCTGGTTCACGGTGTACAGCGGCCACGGCCTGTGGGCTGGCGTGATCGCCGCGATGGTCGCGGGTGGTCTGCTGGGACTGCTGCACGCATTTCTCACCGTGGGCCTCGCGCTGTCGCAGCACGTGTGCGGTCTGGGCATCACCATGCTCGCGACCGCGCTGTCGTACTACGCGTACCGCGTGAAGTTTCCGAAGGTCGATACACCGCCCACCATCGAGCCCTTCGGTGCGATGGACTGGCTGCCGATTCCGGTACTGAACGCGCAGACTCCGCTCACGCTGGTGGCGCTGCTGCTGGTGCCGCTGCTCATCTGGGTGCTGATGCGCACGCCGCTTGGCCTAGCCATCCGCATGGTGGGCGAAAGCCCGCAGGCTGCCGAAAGCCAGGGCATCAACGTGGTGTGGGTGCGCACAGGTGCCATCGTCGCGGGCTCGGCCATCATGGGTCTGGCAGGCGCGTTTCTCACGCTGTCGGCGTTCAACGCGTTCTTCTTCAACATGATCAACGGACGTGGCTGGATCTGCGTGGCACTCGTGGTGTTCGCTTCATGGCGTCCCGGCAAGGCGTTGCTCGGCGCGCTGCTGTTCGCATTTTTTGATGCGCTCCAACTGCGTCTGCAGCAGGGCGCAAGTGGTGGCCTCGTGCCGTATCAGATCTACCTGATGCTGCCGTATGTGCTGTCCATTCTGGCGCTGGTAGTGATGGCGCGCCGCGCCAGCTACCCACAGGCGCTGATGAAACCGTATCGCAAGGGAGAGCGTTGA
- a CDS encoding tripartite tricarboxylate transporter substrate binding protein, with translation MAFAQDKWPSKPVKIIVAFTAGGTTDLLARAVAQKIGEKLGQSFIIDNKPGGGGNIGTEFVVRSPADGYTLIVNSVGPISVNQSLYKNMNYDPLIDLVPIVQIADVPNVLVVPPNVPAKTFEEFVAYVKANPGKLSYGSTGVGTSSHLSSYMLTQRIGGDTLHVPYKGANALNDLLAGRLQFMFATIPSVISHIKAGKLRALAVSSEKPSRSLPGVPTVAEKGFPGFAAGSWFGFFGPKGTPPQIIAQLNKAVNDALPTLEDQMIREGADPAGGTPEQFGQFARKEFVKWQKIVKDSGATVD, from the coding sequence ATGGCATTTGCGCAGGACAAGTGGCCGTCCAAGCCCGTCAAGATCATCGTGGCCTTCACCGCAGGCGGCACCACCGACCTGCTGGCCCGCGCCGTCGCGCAGAAGATCGGCGAGAAGCTCGGTCAATCCTTCATCATCGACAACAAGCCCGGCGGTGGCGGCAACATCGGCACCGAATTCGTGGTGCGCTCGCCCGCCGATGGCTACACGCTGATCGTCAATTCGGTGGGCCCGATCTCGGTGAACCAGAGCCTCTACAAGAACATGAACTACGACCCACTGATCGATCTCGTGCCCATCGTGCAGATCGCCGACGTGCCCAACGTGCTGGTCGTTCCGCCCAACGTGCCCGCCAAGACGTTCGAAGAATTCGTCGCCTACGTGAAGGCCAACCCCGGCAAGCTGAGCTACGGCTCCACCGGCGTGGGCACCTCGTCGCACCTGTCGAGCTACATGCTCACGCAGCGCATCGGCGGCGACACGCTGCACGTGCCCTACAAGGGTGCCAACGCGCTCAACGATCTGCTGGCCGGTCGTCTGCAGTTCATGTTCGCAACGATTCCCTCGGTCATCAGCCACATCAAGGCAGGCAAGCTGCGCGCTCTGGCGGTGTCGAGCGAAAAGCCGTCGCGCTCGCTGCCCGGCGTGCCCACCGTTGCAGAAAAGGGCTTCCCCGGCTTCGCCGCAGGTTCGTGGTTCGGTTTCTTCGGCCCCAAGGGCACACCGCCGCAGATCATCGCGCAGCTCAACAAGGCGGTGAACGACGCACTGCCCACGCTCGAAGACCAGATGATCCGCGAAGGCGCCGATCCGGCCGGCGGCACGCCCGAGCAGTTCGGCCAGTTCGCACGCAAGGAGTTCGTGAAGTGGCAGAAGATCGTGAAGGACTCCGGGGCAACAGTGGATTGA
- a CDS encoding class II aldolase/adducin family protein, protein MTSTTHSDTDHELRISSMKGKCSDAEWKARVDLAACYRLVHLYGMSDMMANHISSRVPDEDGAFLINAYGMMYEEITASSLIKVSHDGTILSKPDFGPLNYGINKAGYVIHSAVHEARPEVACVIHTHSWASMAVSALECGLLPITQTAMRFLKIGYHDYQGVVLNTAEQESLVKDLGDGEAVIFRNHGALTVGRTVGEAFNWMHRLELACRSQIAAMSCNTPFAKVSDEVLEETWNNYQPGTRRPYGQMEWPALLRKLDKLDPSYRT, encoded by the coding sequence ATGACCAGCACCACGCACAGCGATACCGACCACGAACTGCGTATTTCGTCCATGAAGGGCAAGTGCTCCGACGCCGAATGGAAGGCCCGCGTGGACCTCGCGGCCTGCTACCGGCTTGTGCATCTGTACGGCATGTCGGACATGATGGCCAACCACATCTCCTCGCGCGTGCCCGATGAGGACGGTGCGTTCCTCATCAACGCCTACGGCATGATGTACGAAGAGATCACCGCGTCCAGTCTGATCAAGGTGAGCCACGACGGCACCATTCTCTCCAAGCCCGACTTCGGCCCGCTGAACTACGGCATCAACAAGGCCGGCTATGTGATCCACAGCGCCGTGCACGAAGCGCGCCCCGAAGTGGCCTGCGTGATCCACACGCACAGCTGGGCGTCGATGGCGGTGTCCGCACTCGAATGCGGCCTGCTGCCCATCACGCAGACGGCGATGCGCTTTCTGAAGATCGGCTATCACGACTACCAGGGCGTGGTGCTCAACACGGCTGAGCAGGAATCGCTGGTCAAGGATCTCGGCGATGGCGAGGCCGTCATCTTCCGCAACCATGGCGCACTGACCGTGGGCCGCACCGTGGGCGAGGCCTTCAACTGGATGCACCGCCTCGAACTCGCCTGCCGCTCGCAGATCGCCGCCATGTCGTGCAACACGCCTTTCGCCAAGGTCTCCGATGAAGTGCTCGAAGAAACCTGGAACAACTACCAGCCCGGCACGCGCCGCCCTTATGGCCAGATGGAATGGCCTGCACTGCTGCGCAAGCTCGACAAGCTGGACCCGAGCTACCGCACCTGA
- the tcuA gene encoding FAD-dependent tricarballylate dehydrogenase TcuA — protein MSSSDTQVFDADVLVIGGGNAALCAAIMAAEAGSRVMLLESAPREWRGGNSGHTRNLRCMHDAPQDVLIEAYPEEEFWQDLLKVTGGITNEHLARMVIRASSTCRNWMRKHGVIFQPPLSGALHVARTNAFFMGGGTALVNAYFRSAEKLGVQIHYETPVDRLEIDNGVFKAAHTTTGKRITAKSCVLAAGGFESNREWLREAWGQNERGEWPSDNFLIRGTAFNRGVLLKHMLDEQKADRIGDPTQAHMVAIDARAPLYDGGICTRIDCVSLGVVVNREAKRFYDEGEDFWPKRYAIWGRLVAMQPQQIAYSIIDSKAIGRFMPPVFPGVKANTLEELAEKLQLDKNTFMQTLNEYNDNCKVGHFDHTALDDCHTEGIAPAKTHWARPIDTAPFYGYALRPGVTFTYLGLKVDDTAAVRFDDQPSRNLFVAGEMMAGNVLGKGYTAGVGMSIGTAFGRIAGRNAALAAQGKPALAGAVQDKE, from the coding sequence ATGAGCAGCAGCGACACCCAAGTCTTCGACGCCGATGTGCTGGTGATCGGCGGTGGCAATGCGGCACTGTGCGCGGCCATCATGGCGGCCGAGGCCGGATCGCGCGTGATGCTGCTCGAATCCGCACCACGCGAATGGCGCGGCGGCAACTCCGGCCACACGCGCAATCTGCGCTGCATGCACGATGCGCCGCAGGACGTGCTGATCGAGGCCTATCCCGAAGAAGAGTTCTGGCAGGACCTGCTGAAGGTGACCGGCGGCATCACCAACGAGCACCTGGCGCGCATGGTGATTCGCGCATCGAGCACCTGCCGCAATTGGATGCGCAAGCACGGCGTGATCTTTCAGCCGCCGCTCTCCGGCGCACTGCATGTGGCGCGCACCAACGCGTTCTTCATGGGCGGCGGTACCGCACTCGTGAACGCGTATTTCCGCAGCGCCGAAAAGCTGGGCGTGCAGATCCATTACGAAACTCCGGTGGATCGTCTCGAGATCGACAACGGCGTCTTCAAGGCCGCGCACACCACCACCGGCAAGCGCATCACGGCCAAGAGTTGCGTGCTGGCAGCAGGCGGTTTTGAATCCAACCGCGAATGGCTACGCGAGGCCTGGGGCCAGAACGAGCGCGGCGAATGGCCGTCCGACAACTTCCTGATTCGCGGCACCGCGTTCAACAGGGGCGTGCTGCTCAAGCACATGCTCGACGAGCAGAAGGCTGACCGCATCGGCGATCCGACTCAGGCCCACATGGTCGCCATCGACGCGCGCGCACCGCTGTACGACGGCGGCATCTGCACGCGCATCGACTGCGTTTCGCTCGGCGTGGTGGTCAATCGCGAAGCCAAGCGTTTCTACGACGAAGGCGAAGATTTCTGGCCCAAGCGCTATGCGATCTGGGGCCGACTCGTGGCCATGCAGCCGCAGCAGATCGCCTATTCGATCATCGACTCCAAGGCCATCGGCCGCTTCATGCCGCCAGTGTTTCCGGGCGTCAAAGCCAACACGCTCGAAGAGCTGGCCGAGAAGCTGCAGCTCGACAAGAACACGTTCATGCAGACGCTGAACGAATACAACGACAACTGCAAGGTCGGTCACTTCGACCACACCGCGCTCGACGATTGCCACACCGAAGGCATCGCCCCCGCCAAGACGCACTGGGCGCGCCCCATCGACACCGCGCCGTTCTACGGCTATGCGCTGCGCCCCGGCGTGACCTTCACCTATCTCGGTCTGAAGGTGGACGACACGGCCGCCGTGCGCTTTGACGACCAGCCGAGCCGCAACCTGTTCGTGGCCGGCGAGATGATGGCCGGCAACGTGCTCGGCAAGGGCTACACCGCCGGTGTCGGCATGTCGATCGGAACCGCGTTCGGCCGCATCGCCGGACGCAATGCGGCACTGGCCGCTCAGGGCAAACCTGCGCTCGCAGGTGCCGTGCAAGACAAAGAATAA
- the tcuB gene encoding tricarballylate utilization 4Fe-4S protein TcuB encodes MQTLQALTNDAKALAQGQIVPMTAAEDEVARVMQICNACRYCEGFCAVFPAMTRRLEFPKADVNFLANLCHNCGACLHACQYAPPHEFALNVPKAMAEVRGETYTNYAWPPALGKLYKNNGLTLSVALVIGLALFLIIAVALHGGIGALWSRETAGNFYNLFPHNLLAGIFAPVFLFVVFALFMGVRNFWKQIKPVTSGADVSAPAAAEATHDVLRMKYLDGGAGQGCPNEDDAYTLARRRMHHFTFYGFMLCFAATALGTIYHYVFGWHAPYDFPSLPKVLGAIGGVSLLIGTSGLWHLNRTRDPEHGDVKQKPMDLGFIALLFLVSLTGLALWLFRSTPAMALLLCAHLGAVMGLFLTLPYGKFAHGIFRTASLLRHATEKRQPNPIGLGAD; translated from the coding sequence ATGCAAACTCTGCAAGCCCTGACCAACGATGCCAAGGCCCTCGCCCAAGGCCAGATCGTGCCCATGACCGCCGCCGAAGACGAAGTCGCGCGCGTCATGCAGATCTGCAACGCCTGCCGCTACTGCGAAGGCTTCTGCGCGGTGTTTCCCGCGATGACACGCCGCCTGGAATTCCCCAAGGCCGACGTGAACTTTCTCGCCAACCTGTGCCACAACTGCGGTGCCTGTCTGCATGCCTGCCAGTACGCACCGCCGCATGAGTTCGCCCTCAACGTGCCCAAGGCCATGGCCGAAGTGCGCGGCGAAACCTACACCAACTACGCTTGGCCTCCCGCGCTCGGCAAGCTCTACAAGAACAACGGTCTCACGCTGTCGGTCGCCCTCGTGATCGGCCTGGCGCTGTTCCTCATCATCGCCGTCGCGCTGCATGGCGGCATCGGCGCGCTGTGGAGCCGCGAGACTGCGGGCAACTTCTACAACCTGTTCCCGCACAACCTGCTCGCAGGCATCTTCGCACCGGTGTTTCTGTTCGTGGTGTTCGCGCTCTTCATGGGCGTGCGCAATTTCTGGAAGCAGATCAAACCCGTCACCAGCGGAGCCGATGTGAGCGCCCCCGCCGCCGCCGAAGCCACGCACGACGTGCTGCGCATGAAGTATCTGGATGGCGGTGCAGGCCAGGGCTGCCCCAACGAAGACGACGCCTACACGCTCGCGCGTCGCCGCATGCACCACTTCACGTTCTACGGCTTCATGCTGTGCTTTGCCGCGACCGCGCTCGGCACCATCTACCACTACGTGTTCGGCTGGCACGCACCGTACGACTTCCCGAGCCTGCCCAAGGTACTCGGTGCCATCGGCGGCGTGAGCCTGCTGATCGGCACCAGCGGCCTGTGGCACCTGAACCGCACCCGCGATCCGGAACATGGCGACGTCAAGCAAAAGCCCATGGACCTCGGCTTCATCGCGCTGCTGTTTCTGGTCTCGCTGACCGGCCTGGCGCTCTGGCTGTTCCGCAGCACGCCCGCAATGGCACTACTGCTGTGCGCCCATCTCGGCGCGGTGATGGGCCTGTTCCTCACGCTGCCTTACGGCAAGTTTGCACACGGCATTTTCCGCACCGCTTCGCTGCTGCGCCACGCCACGGAAAAGCGCCAGCCCAATCCGATTGGTCTGGGCGCGGACTGA
- a CDS encoding amidohydrolase family protein yields the protein MLDLIVRHCTLPDGRQNIDIGVQAGRIVAVETALAATAAEEVDAEGMLVSSPFVDSHFHMDSTLSYGLPRVNESGTLLEGIALWGELKPLLTQDAIVERALAYCDWAAARGLLAIRSHVDICDPRLLATEALLHVREKVKPYIDLQLVAFPQDGVLRSKGAKENLVRALDMGVDVVGGIPHFERTMAEGAESVRWLCELAAERGLRVDMHCDESDDPLSRHIESLAYETQRVGLNGRVNGSHLTSMHSMDNYYVSKLLPLMREAGVSAIANPLINITLQGRHDTYPKRRGMTRVPEMLAAGIDVAFGQDCCMDPWYSLGSGDMLEVAHMGLHVGQMTSRNAMRQCFEAVTSTPAKILGLEGYGLEVGCNADLVLLQARSASEAIRLRATRLKVWKRGTLIASTPRADAVLSLAGRPGSVSFLASR from the coding sequence ATGTTGGATTTGATCGTGCGCCACTGCACATTGCCCGATGGCCGCCAGAACATCGACATCGGTGTACAGGCCGGTCGCATCGTGGCCGTGGAAACCGCACTGGCCGCCACCGCAGCCGAAGAAGTCGATGCCGAAGGCATGCTGGTGTCGAGCCCGTTCGTGGACTCGCACTTCCACATGGATTCCACGCTCAGCTACGGCCTGCCACGCGTGAACGAAAGCGGCACGCTGCTCGAAGGCATCGCGCTGTGGGGCGAACTCAAACCCCTGCTCACGCAGGACGCCATCGTCGAACGCGCACTCGCCTATTGCGACTGGGCGGCAGCACGCGGCCTGCTGGCCATCCGCAGCCATGTGGACATATGTGATCCGCGTCTGCTGGCCACCGAAGCCCTGCTGCATGTACGCGAAAAGGTGAAGCCTTATATCGACCTGCAACTCGTCGCCTTCCCGCAAGACGGCGTGCTGCGATCCAAGGGCGCTAAGGAAAACCTGGTTCGCGCGCTCGACATGGGCGTGGACGTGGTCGGCGGCATTCCACACTTTGAACGCACGATGGCCGAAGGCGCTGAAAGCGTGCGCTGGCTGTGCGAACTGGCGGCAGAGCGCGGCTTGCGCGTGGACATGCATTGCGACGAAAGCGACGACCCCCTGAGCCGTCACATCGAAAGCCTTGCATACGAAACCCAACGCGTCGGTCTGAACGGTCGCGTGAACGGCTCGCATCTCACTTCGATGCACAGCATGGACAACTACTACGTCTCCAAGTTGCTGCCGTTGATGCGCGAAGCAGGCGTTTCAGCGATTGCGAACCCGCTCATCAACATCACGCTGCAGGGTCGTCACGACACCTATCCCAAGCGTCGCGGCATGACGCGTGTGCCTGAGATGCTGGCTGCTGGAATCGATGTGGCGTTTGGGCAGGATTGCTGCATGGATCCTTGGTACAGCCTTGGCAGTGGCGACATGCTCGAAGTGGCGCACATGGGTTTGCATGTGGGGCAGATGACGAGCCGGAACGCGATGCGGCAGTGTTTTGAGGCGGTGACTTCCACGCCTGCCAAGATTCTTGGCCTTGAAGGGTATGGGCTTGAAGTGGGGTGCAACGCGGATCTGGTGTTGCTGCAGGCGCGGTCTGCATCTGAGGCCATTCGGTTGCGGGCTACGCGGCTGAAGGTGTGGAAGCGCGGTACTTTGATTGCGAGTACGCCTCGGGCGGATGCTGTGTTGTCTTTGGCTGGACGGCCTGGTTCTGTTTCTTTTTTGGCTTCTCGCTAG